The DNA segment CATCTGGGATCTGGCGACCGAAGCACGGGACGATTAGATACATGAAATCCCGGCACGCGAAGCCAGTCAAAAGAGACAAGCATAACCATATAAGTAAGTGTCAATATCGGACAACAGAAAAAGAGAAAACGTGAATTTAATGACAGCGACTTTCGAATCACTAAACCTTGAACCGTTCATCATGAAGGCCATCGAAAAGATGGGCTTTGAAGAACCGACACCTGTACAGGTAGAGACCATCCCCCTCATCATGGAGGGAAAGGATGTCATGGCCCAGGCCCAGACAGGCACTGGCAAAACAGCAGCTTTCGGTATACCTATCCTTCAGAAATTGACCTGCAGCAGGAAGCCATCGGCGCTGATCCTAGTCCCGACAAGAGAACTGGGCGTACAGGTTGCGGCGGAGATCAGCCGCCTGGCAGAGTTCATGAAGGGGGTCAGTGTCCTCCCCGTCTATGGCGGTCGCTCCCTTGACGAGCAATTCCGTGCATTGGAACGAGGGGTCGACATCGTCGTCGCCACCCCAGGCCGTCTGATGGACCACATGCAGAGAAGGACCATCGACCTGAGCGAAGTGCAATTCCTCGTTCTGGACGAAGCGGACCGCATGCTGGACATGGGTTTCATAGAGGATATCGACTACATCCTTTCCAAGTTGCCGAAAGAGCGCCAGTCCATGCTCTTCTCTGCCACTATCCCGGAACAGGTACGCAAGATCGCGGCCGAGCATATGCACGATCCCATACGTGTCATCATCAGCGAGGACAAGCTGGTCCTTCCGTCGACCAGACAGATCTATTTCAACATCGAGAGGAAGAACAAGATCTGGGCGCTCTGCCGTGTGCTGGACAAATATCAGCCGAAGGCAATGGTGTTCGCCCAGACGAAGATGATGGTCAATACGATCGAGCGCGTTCTGAAATCCTATGGTTATCCGGTCGCATCGCTCCAT comes from the Methanomassiliicoccales archaeon genome and includes:
- a CDS encoding DEAD/DEAH box helicase, which translates into the protein MTATFESLNLEPFIMKAIEKMGFEEPTPVQVETIPLIMEGKDVMAQAQTGTGKTAAFGIPILQKLTCSRKPSALILVPTRELGVQVAAEISRLAEFMKGVSVLPVYGGRSLDEQFRALERGVDIVVATPGRLMDHMQRRTIDLSEVQFLVLDEADRMLDMGFIEDIDYILSKLPKERQSMLFSATIPEQVRKIAAEHMHDPIRVIISEDKLVLPSTRQIYFNIERKNKIWALCRVLDKYQPKAMVFAQTKMMVNTIERVLKSYGYPVASLHGDLTQSRREKVLTDFRSGKIMILIATDVAARGLDIEDVTHVINFDIPEDPEVYVHRIGRTGRAGKEGVAITFITAREMYLLKKIKEFGVVEMKEEPVPESGQKDVVRRVVDFEAYSDIFGMVKFRISLGEKDHIRSIDIVDILSRRLRVNEMSIGNIEIHDDYTEVEVHKDGASKALAGLRAMEIDGKKLHVDLVPVKNF